A portion of the Capra hircus breed San Clemente chromosome 24, ASM170441v1, whole genome shotgun sequence genome contains these proteins:
- the POLI gene encoding DNA polymerase iota isoform X3, whose product MSVRDAKEKCPQLVLVNGEDLTRYREMSYKVTELLEEFSPVVERLGFDENFVDLTEMVEKRLEQLQSDELSALTVSGHVYNNQPVNPRDTLHIRLLVGSHIAAEMREAMYQQLGLTGCAGVASNKLLAKLVSGVFKPNQQTVLLPESSQDLIHSLNHIKEIPGIGYKTAKRLEALGISSVRDLQTFSSKILEKELGISVAQRIQKLSFGEDDSPVTPSGPPQSFSEEDSFRCSSEVEAKTKIEELLASLLNRVCQDGRKPHTVRLVIRRYSSEKLCNRESRQCPIPSHIVQKLGAGNYDVMAPMVDILMKLFRNMVNVKMPFHLTLLSVCFCNLKSRNTAKKGTIDYYLTPSLSTTSHTGKRSFKMKDCHMEDFSKDKQTNRDFLSTGRIESTRTGESPPDATNSSKEKDSNEFPVSLLPEDIDQEVFKQLPVDIQEEILSGKSREKVQGKGSLSCPLHASRGVLSFFSMKQKQDSSLNPKDHVPNSKQVSSVSPCEPGTSGGSSSSYVSSQKDYSHYLDSSLKDERMSQGPKESQGFHFSNTNPAVSVFHSFPNLQSEQLFSKNRMTDSHKQPVATVSRHEGLKENREQESPDEKITFPSDIDPEVFYELPEEVQKELLADWKRTGSDFHTVHK is encoded by the exons aattGTTGGAAGAATTTAGTCCAGTTgttgagagacttgggtttgatgaAAATTTTGTGGATCTAACAGAAATGGTTGAGAAGAGACTAGAGCAGCTTCAGAGTGATGAGCTCTCAGCACTGACTGTGTCGGGCCATGTATACAATAATCAAC CTGTAAACCCACGTGACACGTTGCATATCAGACTCCTTGTTGGATCTCATATTGCGGCTGAGATGCGGGAAGCCATGTACCAACAGCTGGGTCTCACTGGCTGTGCTGGAGTGGCATCTAACAAATTATTGGCAAAATTAGTTTCTGGCGTCTTTAAACCAAATCAACAAACAGTCTTACTACCTGAAAGTTCTCAAGATCTCATTCATAGTTTGAACCACATAAAGGAAATACCTG GTATTGGCTATAAAACGGCCAAACGTCTGGAAGCACTGGGCATCAGTAGTGTGCGTGATCTTCAGACCTTTTCATCCAAAATATTAGAAAAGGAATTAGGAATTTCAGTTGCTCAGCGTATCCAGAAGCTCAGTTTCGGAGAGGATGACTCTCCTGTGACTCCCTCAGGACCACCTCAG TCCTTTAGTGAGGAAGATTCATTTAGATGTTCATCAGAAGTTGAAGCTAAAACTAAGATTGAAGAACTACTTGCTAGTCTTTTGAACAG agTCTGCCAAGATGGAAGGAAGCCACATACAGTAAGATTAGTAATCCGTCGGTATTCATCTGAGAAGCTCTGTAACCGTGAGAGTCGTCAGTGCCCAATTCCATCTCACATAGTTCAGAAGTTAGGGGCAG GAAATTATGATGTGATGGCCCCAATGGTTGATATCCTTATGAAACTTTTTCGAAATATGGTGAATGTGAAGATGCCATTTCATCTTACCCTATTAAGTGTGTGCTTCTGCAACCTTAAATCCCGAAATACTGCTAAGAAAGGGACTATTGATTATTATTTAACACCTTCATTATCAACAACTTCACACACTGGAAAGCGCAGTTTT AAAATGAAAGACTGTCATATGGAGGATTTTTCTAAAGACAAGCAAACAAATCGGGATTTTCTATCAACTGGAAGGATTGAAAGTACAAGAACTGGGGAGTCTCCACCAGATGCCACAAATTCTTCTAAAGAAAAAGACAGTAATGAATTTCCCGTCTCCTTACTTCCTGAGGATATTGACCAAGAAGTCTTTAAGCAGCTTCCTGTAGATATTCAAGAAGAAATCCTTTCTGGAAAATCTCGAGAAAAAGTTCAAGGAAAAGGAAGTTTGAGTTGTCCATTACATGCTTCTAGAGGagtattgtctttcttttctatgaaacaaaaacaggatAGTTCCTTAAATCCTAAAGATCATGTACCCAATAGCAAACAGGTCTCTTCTGTATCTCCCTGTGAACCAGGAACATCAGGCGGTAGCAGTTCCTCGTATGTGTCTAGCCAAAAAGATTATTCACATTATTTAGACAGTAGCTTAAAAGATGAACGAATGAGTCAAGGACCTAAAGAATCTCAAGGATTCCACTTTTCAAATACAAACCCTGCTGTATCTGTTTTCCATTCATTTCCGAATTTGCAGAGTGAGCAACTTTTCTCCAAAAACCGCATGACAGACAGCCATAAGCAACCAGTGGCCACAGTCTCTCGTCATGAAGGACTTAAAGAAAATAGAGAGCAAGAGTCTCCCGATGAGAAAATTACTTTTCCTTCTGACATTGATCCTGAAGTTTTCTATGAACTGCCTGAAGAGGTGCAGAAAGAACTGTTGGCTGATTGGAAGAGAACGGGATCAGATTTCCACACTGTACATAAATGA